In a genomic window of Thiosocius teredinicola:
- the rpsU gene encoding 30S ribosomal protein S21, which yields MPHVRVKENEPFEVAMRRFKRSCEKAGVLAEVRRREFYEKPTWERKRKAAAAVKRWQKKVGRDSRRFERLY from the coding sequence ATGCCGCACGTCCGCGTCAAAGAAAACGAACCCTTCGAAGTAGCCATGCGCCGCTTCAAACGCTCCTGCGAGAAAGCCGGTGTTCTGGCCGAAGTCCGTCGCCGCGAGTTCTACGAAAAGCCCACCTGGGAGCGCAAGCGCAAGGCCGCTGCCGCTGTTAAGCGCTGGCAGAAGAAGGTTGGCCGCGACAGCCGCCGCTTCGAACGCCTTTACTGA
- a CDS encoding GatB/YqeY domain-containing protein: protein MLKQQLTDAMKAAMKGGDKPRLAVIRLMLAAVKQREVDERIELDDAQVLAVLDKMVKQRRDSIQQYTDAGRTELADQEAAEIDVIQDFMPEALSEAEIASIIDAAIAETGAESMRDMGKVMGIVKPQVQGRADVGQVSALVKQKLG, encoded by the coding sequence GTGCTGAAGCAACAGCTTACCGACGCGATGAAGGCGGCCATGAAAGGTGGCGACAAGCCACGCTTGGCCGTCATCCGGTTGATGCTGGCCGCAGTAAAACAGCGCGAGGTCGATGAGCGCATCGAGCTCGACGACGCACAGGTGCTGGCGGTGCTCGACAAAATGGTCAAGCAACGCCGCGACTCGATTCAGCAATACACCGACGCCGGCCGTACCGAGCTGGCCGACCAGGAAGCCGCTGAGATCGACGTCATCCAGGACTTCATGCCCGAAGCCCTGTCCGAGGCGGAAATCGCCTCGATCATCGATGCCGCTATCGCCGAGACCGGCGCCGAATCCATGCGCGACATGGGCAAGGTCATGGGCATCGTCAAACCCCAGGTGCAGGGCCGCGCCGATGTCGGCCAGGTCAGCGCGCTGGTCAAGCAGAAGCTCGGCTGA
- the dnaG gene encoding DNA primase, whose amino-acid sequence MPGAIPQHFIDELLSRADIVEIIGRRVPLKKAGREFQACCPFHTEKTPSFTVSPTKQFYHCFGCGAHGTAIGFLMEYDRLSFPEAIEELATSMGLEVPREVGFEQGPDNRPLYDMLERAAQLFANNLRQHPDAPTAIDYLRGRGVSGEVAARFRMGYAPPGWDNLLQALGTDDKHIGWLRDAGLITEQDNKRYDRLRERIIFPIRDTRGRVVGFGGRLLGDGKPKYLNSPETPVFHKGRELYGLYEARQADANPARLLVVEGYMDVVALAQYGIDNAVATLGTATTSDHLEKLYRATPEVVFCFDGDRAGRDAAWKALQTALPLMRDGRQARFLFLPDGEDPDSLVRSIGREAFLERIAQAQPLSEFLFEKIGTQTDMGTLDGRARLGELAKPLLERLPAGLYRDMMFQALNERIGLQAAPVQAAAAPKPARRAPIRRPQGSVPPVRRAVALLIQNPELAQLDLPEGWQSFESPGIALLAELLSTLRTSPQMSTGALVERADDAQTRQTLAKLAVLELGILDDAAEQFLGTLRMLGAEKTRAEREALLTKSRASELTEEEKQRLRELYRAPGAQ is encoded by the coding sequence ATGCCCGGTGCCATCCCCCAGCATTTCATCGATGAATTGTTATCGCGCGCCGATATCGTCGAGATCATCGGCCGCCGCGTACCACTGAAAAAGGCCGGGCGCGAGTTTCAGGCCTGTTGTCCGTTCCATACCGAAAAAACCCCTTCGTTCACCGTCAGCCCGACCAAGCAGTTCTACCATTGCTTCGGCTGTGGAGCGCACGGCACTGCCATCGGCTTCCTGATGGAATACGACCGCCTGAGCTTCCCCGAGGCGATCGAGGAACTGGCGACCTCGATGGGGCTGGAAGTACCGCGCGAAGTCGGCTTCGAACAGGGTCCTGACAACCGCCCGCTGTACGACATGCTCGAACGCGCGGCCCAGCTGTTCGCCAACAATCTGCGCCAGCACCCGGACGCCCCCACGGCGATCGACTACCTGCGCGGCCGTGGCGTCAGCGGCGAGGTCGCCGCCCGCTTCCGCATGGGCTATGCCCCACCCGGCTGGGATAATCTGCTGCAGGCACTGGGCACAGACGACAAACACATCGGCTGGCTGCGCGACGCCGGCCTGATCACCGAGCAGGACAACAAGCGCTACGACCGGCTGCGCGAGCGCATCATCTTCCCAATCCGCGACACCCGTGGGCGGGTTGTCGGCTTCGGCGGCCGCCTGCTCGGCGACGGCAAACCCAAGTACCTGAACTCCCCCGAAACCCCGGTTTTCCACAAAGGGCGCGAGCTGTATGGCCTATACGAGGCACGCCAGGCCGACGCCAACCCCGCGCGCCTGCTGGTCGTCGAGGGCTATATGGACGTCGTCGCCCTGGCGCAATACGGCATCGACAACGCCGTCGCCACGCTCGGCACCGCAACCACCAGCGATCATCTCGAAAAGCTGTATCGCGCAACCCCCGAAGTGGTTTTCTGTTTCGACGGCGACCGCGCCGGACGTGATGCCGCATGGAAGGCGCTGCAGACCGCGCTGCCCCTGATGCGTGACGGCCGCCAGGCCAGATTCTTGTTCCTGCCGGACGGTGAAGACCCCGATTCGCTGGTGCGCAGCATCGGCCGCGAGGCATTTCTGGAACGAATCGCCCAAGCACAGCCATTGTCGGAGTTTTTATTTGAAAAAATCGGCACCCAGACCGATATGGGTACTCTAGATGGTCGCGCACGCCTCGGCGAGCTCGCCAAACCCTTACTCGAACGGCTGCCGGCGGGCCTCTATCGCGACATGATGTTTCAAGCGCTCAATGAACGTATCGGACTGCAGGCAGCTCCGGTGCAGGCGGCTGCAGCCCCCAAACCGGCCCGGCGCGCTCCGATTCGCCGGCCGCAGGGCAGTGTTCCGCCGGTTCGACGCGCTGTGGCCCTGCTGATTCAGAACCCGGAACTCGCCCAGCTCGACCTGCCGGAAGGTTGGCAGAGCTTCGAATCGCCGGGCATCGCGCTGCTGGCCGAGCTGCTGAGCACCCTGCGCACCAGCCCGCAGATGTCTACCGGCGCGCTGGTGGAACGGGCCGACGACGCGCAGACCCGACAGACTCTGGCAAAACTGGCCGTATTGGAGCTCGGCATTCTCGACGACGCCGCCGAACAGTTCCTCGGCACGCTGCGCATGCTGGGGGCCGAGAAAACCCGCGCAGAACGCGAAGCGCTGCTCACGAAGAGTCGTGCCTCCGAGCTCACGGAAGAGGAAAAACAACGACTTAGGGAACTCTATCGTGCGCCGGGTGCCCAATAG
- the rpoD gene encoding RNA polymerase sigma factor RpoD: protein MSNTEDQMDRQEQQSSIKDLIAKGKEQGFLTYAEVNDHLPDSIVDPEQIEDIVRMINDMGISVHETAPESDDQTLSDNAVSTDDDAAEAAAAALATVDSEFGRTTDPVRMYMREMGTVELLTREGELRIARRIEDGLNQVSAALAAFPPAVEKLIEQFDLVDAGDARLNDVIVGFALPDIGDTIPKPAKTVADATSKDDDDSDGDSDDDDSSDEEPEDTGLDLELVAEKANDLRKQYKAWKRELEKNGTSDKSQKCCDKTVSAFLEFRLVPQLFADLTDVLRSVVNRIREQERTVLDICVNECGMPRRDFIASFPKNETNLDWVAEQIGSKKAYAGNLESRSEDIIRGQRKLAEIEELCGMSISDIKEINRRMSIGEAKARRAKKEMVEANLRLVISIAKKYTNRGLQFLDLIQEGNIGLMKAVDKFEYRRGYKFSTYATWWIRQAITRSIADQARTIRIPVHMIETINKLNRISRQMIQEMGREPTPEELAERMEMPEDKVRKVLKIAKEPISMETPIGDDEDSHLGDFIEDQQAVSPIDSATMEGLAEATQNMLAGLTSREAKVLRMRFGIDMNTDHTLEEVGKQFDVTRERIRQIEAKALRKLRHPSRSDKLRSFLDGDN from the coding sequence GTGTCGAACACTGAGGATCAGATGGACCGCCAAGAGCAGCAATCCAGTATTAAAGACCTGATCGCCAAAGGCAAAGAACAAGGTTTCCTCACCTACGCCGAGGTCAACGATCACCTCCCCGACTCGATCGTCGATCCGGAGCAGATCGAAGATATTGTTCGCATGATCAACGACATGGGCATCTCTGTCCATGAGACGGCGCCTGAATCCGACGACCAGACCCTGTCCGACAATGCCGTGTCGACCGACGACGACGCCGCCGAAGCCGCCGCCGCGGCGCTGGCCACCGTCGACAGCGAATTTGGCCGCACCACCGATCCTGTGCGCATGTACATGCGCGAAATGGGCACGGTCGAGCTGCTGACCCGCGAAGGCGAGCTGCGCATCGCCCGCCGTATCGAAGACGGCCTGAACCAGGTCAGCGCGGCACTTGCCGCATTTCCGCCGGCGGTCGAAAAACTGATCGAACAATTCGATCTGGTCGATGCCGGTGATGCCCGTCTGAATGACGTCATCGTCGGCTTCGCCCTGCCCGATATCGGCGACACGATTCCGAAACCGGCCAAAACCGTTGCCGATGCGACGTCAAAAGACGACGACGATTCAGACGGCGACTCGGACGACGACGATTCCAGCGACGAAGAGCCGGAAGACACCGGGCTCGATCTCGAGCTGGTCGCCGAAAAGGCCAACGATCTGCGCAAGCAGTACAAGGCATGGAAACGCGAACTCGAAAAGAACGGCACCAGCGACAAGTCGCAGAAGTGCTGCGACAAGACGGTTTCCGCGTTCCTCGAGTTCCGCTTGGTGCCGCAGCTGTTCGCCGACCTCACCGACGTGCTGCGCAGCGTGGTCAACCGCATCCGCGAACAGGAACGCACCGTTCTCGATATCTGCGTGAACGAATGTGGCATGCCACGCCGCGATTTCATCGCCTCGTTCCCGAAGAACGAGACCAATCTCGACTGGGTCGCCGAGCAGATCGGTAGCAAGAAGGCCTACGCAGGCAATCTCGAATCGCGCAGCGAAGACATCATTCGTGGTCAGCGCAAGCTGGCAGAGATCGAAGAACTGTGCGGCATGTCGATCAGCGACATCAAAGAGATCAACCGTCGCATGTCGATCGGCGAAGCCAAGGCACGCCGCGCCAAGAAAGAGATGGTTGAGGCCAACCTGCGTCTGGTTATCTCGATTGCCAAGAAGTACACCAACCGCGGCCTGCAGTTCCTCGACCTGATCCAGGAAGGCAACATCGGCCTGATGAAGGCAGTCGACAAATTCGAATACCGTCGCGGATACAAGTTCTCGACCTATGCGACTTGGTGGATTCGGCAGGCAATCACCCGCTCGATCGCCGACCAGGCGCGCACCATTCGTATCCCGGTGCACATGATCGAGACGATCAACAAGCTCAACCGCATCTCGCGCCAGATGATCCAGGAGATGGGTCGCGAGCCCACGCCTGAAGAACTGGCCGAGCGTATGGAGATGCCGGAAGACAAAGTACGTAAAGTGCTGAAGATCGCCAAAGAGCCGATCTCGATGGAAACCCCAATCGGTGACGACGAAGACTCGCACCTCGGCGACTTCATCGAAGACCAGCAGGCCGTATCGCCGATCGATTCGGCCACGATGGAAGGCCTGGCCGAAGCGACGCAGAACATGCTGGCCGGCCTGACCTCGCGCGAAGCCAAGGTGCTGCGCATGCGCTTCGGCATTGACATGAACACCGACCACACCCTCGAAGAGGTCGGCAAACAGTTCGACGTCACCCGTGAGCGTATTCGTCAGATCGAAGCCAAGGCACTGCGTAAACTGCGTCACCCGTCACGCTCCGACAAGCTGCGCAGCTTCCTCGACGGCGACAACTAA
- a CDS encoding rhodanese-like domain-containing protein: protein MTLSWSILRKRTIRITPTGCSVFSKSGVCWVRINRGVRCRNPNDPGCPQRMLLATMVSAMNQVGSEEVAMFAFISTVEPRALFNWTRAGERACLIDVRDREEFAAAHAVGALSMPAHTVDADGIARLLDREAGCDRPIYLLSESGVRAEQVAYRLHRQGLLNAMPVEGGFARWRAEGLPHRRVERIPSIERQVWIAVGAVLLIVLAKAALLTPWFALLIGVLGVGLVVAGVDRSQWLAKWFCRMPWNRTRSPTFGY from the coding sequence ATGACGTTATCGTGGTCGATCTTGCGGAAGCGGACCATTCGGATAACGCCGACGGGATGTTCGGTTTTTTCGAAGAGCGGTGTTTGCTGGGTTCGGATAAATCGAGGTGTTCGTTGCCGAAATCCGAATGACCCGGGCTGTCCGCAGCGAATGTTGCTTGCCACAATGGTGTCGGCTATGAATCAAGTCGGATCAGAGGAGGTCGCCATGTTTGCCTTTATTTCCACCGTTGAACCGCGCGCTTTATTCAATTGGACGCGAGCCGGAGAGAGGGCTTGTCTGATCGATGTGCGCGATCGAGAAGAATTCGCTGCGGCTCATGCCGTAGGTGCGCTATCCATGCCCGCTCATACCGTCGATGCAGACGGCATTGCTCGGCTATTGGATCGCGAGGCCGGTTGCGACAGGCCGATCTATCTGCTCAGCGAGAGCGGCGTGCGTGCCGAACAGGTCGCCTATCGTTTGCATCGCCAGGGCTTGCTGAACGCAATGCCCGTGGAGGGAGGATTTGCCCGATGGCGAGCGGAAGGGCTGCCGCATCGCCGGGTTGAGCGTATACCGTCGATAGAGCGTCAGGTATGGATAGCAGTTGGTGCCGTGCTGCTGATCGTGTTGGCAAAGGCCGCACTGCTCACCCCTTGGTTCGCCTTGTTGATTGGTGTTCTCGGCGTCGGGCTTGTCGTTGCGGGTGTTGATCGTAGCCAGTGGTTGGCGAAGTGGTTCTGTCGCATGCCGTGGAACCGCACGCGCTCGCCGACATTTGGTTATTGA
- a CDS encoding Na+/H+ antiporter subunit E, with translation MRTESANSYVSPMLLLLALAIGWGVLTDDMMASWLIGIPTVLAAYWAARRLGSDGPTTLVWSRLPRFAFFFAWESMRGGIDVARRVLLPQLRVAPGFTHYRIRLQQPAARLLFANSVSLLPGTLAVDMVGDRLDIHALDTNQGCDDELRHLESAVARLFDEEQP, from the coding sequence GTGCGCACTGAATCTGCCAACAGCTACGTAAGCCCGATGCTGTTGTTGCTGGCACTGGCGATTGGCTGGGGAGTGCTGACCGACGACATGATGGCATCCTGGTTGATCGGCATACCCACCGTACTGGCAGCATATTGGGCCGCAAGACGTCTCGGCTCCGACGGACCGACCACTTTGGTGTGGTCCAGGCTACCGCGTTTTGCGTTCTTCTTTGCCTGGGAATCGATGCGTGGCGGTATCGACGTCGCACGTCGCGTGCTGCTGCCGCAACTACGCGTAGCGCCCGGCTTCACGCATTACCGTATTCGGCTGCAACAACCGGCCGCGCGCCTGTTGTTCGCCAATAGCGTCAGCCTGTTGCCGGGCACGCTTGCGGTCGACATGGTCGGCGACCGGTTGGACATACACGCGCTCGACACAAACCAGGGTTGTGACGACGAGTTGCGGCACCTGGAGTCGGCGGTTGCCCGCCTGTTCGACGAGGAGCAGCCGTGA
- a CDS encoding monovalent cation/H+ antiporter complex subunit F, translating to MSELLPTVTHDMLLLGCLLVLVASVLLGLLRAMRGPSVEDRLMSVLLLGTGGVATMLLLGQLLANRALYDVALVFALLAAVLAAAMTRREVKHD from the coding sequence GTGAGCGAGCTATTGCCGACCGTCACCCACGACATGCTGTTGCTCGGCTGCCTGCTGGTGCTGGTAGCGAGTGTGCTGCTCGGCCTGCTGCGCGCTATGCGCGGGCCGAGTGTCGAAGACCGCCTGATGTCGGTGCTGTTGCTGGGCACCGGCGGGGTTGCCACGATGCTGCTGCTTGGGCAATTGCTGGCAAACCGTGCGTTATATGACGTCGCCCTTGTGTTCGCCCTGCTTGCCGCAGTACTCGCCGCAGCAATGACACGCCGCGAGGTAAAACATGATTGA
- a CDS encoding cation:proton antiporter: MIDAVAIALIMLGLVFFIAGSVGLLRLPDLHSRLHALTKADNLGLGLLVAGVALLERSVVEALQLLLVWLLVLAASAASAHLIAQHARPRGESE; this comes from the coding sequence ATGATTGATGCCGTCGCGATCGCGCTGATCATGCTGGGGCTCGTGTTCTTCATCGCCGGCAGCGTCGGCTTGCTGCGGCTGCCTGATCTGCATTCGCGTCTGCATGCACTCACCAAGGCCGACAACCTAGGTCTCGGCCTGCTCGTCGCCGGCGTGGCGCTGCTCGAACGCAGCGTGGTGGAGGCCTTGCAGTTGCTGTTGGTCTGGTTGCTGGTACTGGCGGCCAGTGCGGCATCGGCGCACCTGATCGCACAGCACGCGCGGCCACGCGGGGAAAGCGAATGA
- a CDS encoding hydrogenase subunit MbhD domain-containing protein, whose protein sequence is MNTLWLLVDLTLASLLLGLAAAATLTRDLKRGVVLFIAFGLLLAVVWARLRAPDLALAEAAIGAGVAGALLLAALRNEVAIEQPRPSPVAVPPRALDMLILVLGATMAWALLESFRAADPARLASQAYAALDTSGVSNPVTAVLLNYRAYDTLLELAVILAAVLGVLSLAPAQAAFRPAGPVLSSLVRWLVPLLIVTSGYLLWVGGHAPGGAFQAGATLAAAAVLLRLGGMSRAGLPGNAMLRGVLGLGIAVFCAVGLLVVLAGHNVLQYPPAWAGGLILLIETAATLSIAAALALAYLGGRPQGWDQTTAQMPSTSRGDTA, encoded by the coding sequence ATGAACACGCTGTGGCTACTGGTCGATCTAACCCTCGCCAGCCTGCTGCTCGGCCTCGCCGCGGCAGCAACGCTGACCCGCGACCTCAAACGCGGCGTGGTGCTGTTTATTGCCTTCGGCCTGCTGCTGGCCGTGGTATGGGCACGCCTGCGGGCGCCCGATCTGGCATTGGCCGAGGCCGCGATTGGTGCCGGCGTGGCCGGCGCGCTGCTGCTGGCGGCGCTGCGCAACGAGGTTGCCATCGAGCAGCCGCGACCGTCGCCGGTAGCTGTGCCGCCACGCGCGCTGGATATGCTGATCCTGGTATTGGGCGCGACCATGGCATGGGCGCTACTTGAATCCTTCCGCGCTGCCGACCCGGCACGTCTCGCATCCCAGGCCTATGCAGCTTTGGATACCAGCGGTGTCAGCAACCCGGTTACCGCTGTACTGCTCAACTACCGCGCCTACGATACCTTGCTCGAGCTGGCGGTGATCCTTGCCGCGGTGCTCGGCGTGTTGTCGCTGGCACCGGCACAAGCCGCATTCCGCCCCGCCGGCCCCGTGTTGTCCAGCCTGGTCCGCTGGCTGGTACCGCTGCTTATCGTTACCTCGGGCTACCTGTTGTGGGTCGGCGGGCATGCGCCCGGCGGCGCGTTTCAGGCCGGCGCCACACTCGCCGCAGCGGCAGTGTTGCTGCGCCTTGGCGGCATGTCGCGCGCCGGTCTGCCGGGCAACGCGATGTTGCGTGGCGTACTCGGCCTTGGCATTGCGGTGTTCTGCGCAGTCGGCCTGCTGGTCGTATTGGCCGGCCATAACGTGTTGCAGTATCCGCCGGCCTGGGCGGGTGGCTTGATCCTGCTCATCGAAACCGCGGCCACCTTGTCGATCGCCGCGGCGCTCGCCCTCGCCTATCTCGGCGGTCGCCCGCAAGGCTGGGACCAAACCACAGCGCAGATGCCTTCAACCTCGCGCGGGGATACAGCGTGA
- a CDS encoding NADH-quinone oxidoreductase subunit K, with protein MSTELIFALTGVGLFALGLRGTLLHTTLLARILALNVCGAGVFLMFVATAYQGRNEPTDPVPHALVLTGIVVAISATALALALARRLRESNDDE; from the coding sequence ATCTCGACCGAGCTCATCTTTGCATTGACCGGTGTCGGCCTGTTCGCCTTGGGGCTGCGCGGCACGCTGCTGCACACCACCTTGCTGGCGCGCATCCTGGCACTCAACGTCTGCGGCGCCGGCGTGTTCCTGATGTTCGTCGCGACCGCTTACCAGGGACGCAACGAACCGACCGACCCGGTGCCGCATGCCCTGGTATTGACCGGCATCGTCGTCGCGATCAGCGCAACCGCCCTGGCACTCGCGCTGGCGCGTCGCCTGCGAGAGAGCAACGACGATGAATGA
- a CDS encoding complex I subunit 5 family protein — protein sequence MNDVLLIMPVALPLLGSIIALALPRRAEHIGLLATAGGVVATLAIGWQVLHGGQLQLALGGWQPGLGIALRADALSTLLLIMSALVMLAASLYATSYFAEPQIKTHFWPLWLLMGAAVQALLLSGDVFNLYVTLELLGLSAVALASLGGKRAAVEAALRYLTVGLLGSMSYLAGVALLYAAYGTLDIPTLATRLDQQPAAWVALSLMTAGVLVKAALFPLHFWLPAAHANAPAPVSAALSALVVKVAVYLIVRLWLDLFAPVLTPAHAGVLGVLGAIAVVWGSWLALRATRLKLMAAYSTVAQLGYLFVFLPLLLATPAGLQRDIVFGALVVLALTHGFAKSAFFLAAGIIQQRAGHDRITDLGGTARALPVTTFVLALAGVALIGLPPSGTFLAKWQLLAAAVSSGQWLWIPVVGVGSLLAAAYVFRVLGHAFGPGERLGPTLRWGRQEVPALLLALVSTLGLGLAGNGVWTFLGRTGPMVWGAT from the coding sequence ATGAATGACGTGCTCTTGATCATGCCGGTAGCCCTGCCCCTGCTCGGCAGCATCATCGCGCTGGCCCTTCCGCGACGCGCCGAACACATCGGCCTGTTGGCCACGGCAGGCGGCGTGGTGGCGACCCTGGCGATCGGATGGCAGGTGCTGCATGGCGGGCAACTGCAGCTCGCGCTCGGCGGCTGGCAGCCGGGGCTCGGCATCGCGCTGCGCGCAGATGCGCTGTCGACCCTGCTGCTGATCATGAGCGCCTTGGTGATGTTGGCCGCCAGTCTGTATGCAACTTCATACTTCGCCGAACCGCAGATCAAGACGCACTTCTGGCCGCTGTGGTTGCTGATGGGTGCGGCTGTCCAGGCGCTGTTGCTGTCCGGCGATGTATTCAACCTGTACGTCACCCTCGAACTGCTCGGCTTGAGCGCCGTGGCGCTGGCATCGCTCGGCGGCAAGCGTGCAGCGGTCGAGGCCGCATTGCGTTACCTCACGGTCGGCCTGCTCGGCTCGATGTCTTATCTGGCCGGCGTTGCATTGCTGTACGCCGCCTATGGAACACTCGATATTCCGACACTGGCGACGCGTCTCGACCAGCAGCCGGCCGCCTGGGTTGCTCTGTCTTTGATGACGGCCGGCGTGCTGGTCAAGGCCGCCCTGTTCCCGTTGCACTTCTGGCTGCCGGCAGCGCACGCCAATGCGCCGGCACCGGTTAGCGCGGCGTTGTCTGCGCTGGTGGTCAAGGTCGCGGTATACCTGATCGTACGCCTGTGGCTTGACCTGTTCGCGCCGGTACTCACACCGGCGCACGCCGGCGTGCTTGGCGTACTCGGTGCCATTGCCGTGGTTTGGGGTTCTTGGCTAGCGCTGCGTGCGACCCGTCTGAAACTGATGGCCGCGTATTCAACGGTCGCCCAACTCGGTTACCTGTTCGTTTTCCTCCCGCTGCTTTTGGCGACGCCGGCTGGGCTACAACGCGACATCGTGTTCGGCGCGCTGGTCGTGCTCGCGCTGACCCACGGCTTCGCCAAGAGCGCGTTTTTCCTCGCCGCCGGTATCATCCAGCAACGCGCCGGACACGACAGGATCACCGACCTGGGCGGTACCGCACGCGCCCTGCCGGTGACCACCTTCGTGTTGGCGCTGGCCGGTGTCGCGTTGATCGGCCTGCCGCCGAGCGGCACGTTTCTGGCCAAGTGGCAGTTGCTGGCGGCCGCGGTGAGCAGCGGCCAATGGCTCTGGATTCCGGTGGTCGGCGTCGGCAGTCTGCTCGCGGCCGCCTATGTGTTTCGCGTACTCGGCCATGCCTTCGGACCCGGCGAGCGCCTCGGTCCGACCTTGCGATGGGGACGCCAGGAAGTACCGGCCCTGCTGCTCGCGCTGGTCTCCACGCTGGGATTGGGATTGGCCGGCAACGGCGTGTGGACCTTCCTCGGTCGTACCGGGCCAATGGTCTGGGGTGCGACATGA
- a CDS encoding complex I subunit 5 family protein yields the protein MNASNSLLLLILASSLLPGLVIFLLHEQSHRLRTALNLFGAVLKLVLVTVLIWGVFHERVFETRWTLMPGLDLVLHADALSVLFVSLSTLLWLVTTIYAIGYLEDSPHRSRFFGFFSLCVTATVGLALAGNLFTFVIFYELLTLATYPLVAHKGTPQAVRGARIYLAYTLGGGVLLLIGAVWLRTLAGPLEFVQGGILSELPQLDPWALRSIFILLIIGLGVKAALVPLHGWLPQAMVAPAPVSALLHAVAVVKAGAFGIVRVVYDVFGIEFTASLGLLPLLGGLAAITIVYGSMKALTQDHLKKRLAYSTVSQVSYIALGAAILGPLATIGGVVHLVHQGIMKITLFFAAGNYAETLGIHRVSQMNGVGKRMPGTTLAFTIGALGMIGIPPVAGFVSKWYLGQGAVEAGVAAWVLPVLIASSLLNAAYFLPILYRAWFRPAPAAWPEEHPHKGRWEMPAALLWPPLVTAGLALAAGLFAAAPYSPLTWAELIAAREYR from the coding sequence ATGAACGCATCCAACAGTCTGTTGCTGCTGATCCTTGCCAGTTCATTGTTGCCCGGCCTGGTGATCTTTCTGCTGCATGAACAAAGCCATCGACTGCGTACCGCGTTGAACCTGTTCGGCGCCGTGCTCAAACTGGTGCTGGTCACGGTGCTGATCTGGGGCGTGTTCCACGAGCGGGTTTTCGAGACGCGCTGGACGCTGATGCCCGGGCTCGATCTGGTGCTGCACGCCGATGCCCTGTCGGTGTTGTTCGTCTCGCTATCGACGCTGCTGTGGCTGGTGACGACCATCTACGCGATCGGCTACCTGGAGGACTCACCGCACCGCAGCCGTTTCTTCGGCTTTTTCAGCCTGTGTGTGACGGCAACGGTCGGCCTTGCCCTGGCCGGCAACCTGTTCACCTTCGTGATCTTCTACGAACTGCTGACACTCGCGACCTATCCGCTGGTCGCCCACAAGGGCACGCCGCAGGCGGTGCGCGGTGCACGCATCTATCTTGCGTACACACTGGGTGGCGGCGTGTTGTTGCTGATCGGTGCGGTATGGCTGCGCACGTTGGCCGGCCCGCTGGAGTTCGTGCAGGGCGGCATCCTTTCCGAGTTGCCACAGCTCGACCCGTGGGCGCTGCGCAGCATCTTCATCCTGCTGATCATCGGCCTCGGCGTCAAAGCCGCACTGGTACCACTGCATGGCTGGCTGCCGCAGGCGATGGTGGCGCCGGCACCGGTGAGCGCCTTGCTGCATGCTGTCGCCGTCGTCAAGGCTGGCGCCTTCGGCATCGTACGCGTGGTATACGACGTGTTCGGCATCGAGTTCACCGCATCGCTCGGTCTGCTGCCGCTGCTCGGTGGGCTGGCGGCGATCACGATCGTGTACGGCTCAATGAAGGCACTGACCCAGGATCATCTGAAGAAGCGCCTCGCCTACTCGACGGTCAGCCAGGTGTCATACATCGCGCTCGGCGCCGCTATCCTCGGACCGCTGGCAACCATCGGCGGCGTCGTCCACCTGGTTCACCAGGGCATCATGAAGATCACGCTATTCTTTGCCGCCGGTAACTACGCCGAGACACTCGGTATTCACCGGGTCAGCCAGATGAACGGCGTAGGCAAACGCATGCCGGGCACCACGCTGGCCTTCACGATCGGCGCCCTCGGCATGATCGGCATACCGCCGGTGGCCGGCTTCGTCAGCAAGTGGTATCTCGGCCAGGGTGCGGTCGAGGCCGGTGTCGCGGCCTGGGTGCTGCCGGTACTGATCGCCAGCAGCCTGCTCAACGCCGCCTATTTTCTACCGATCCTATACCGCGCCTGGTTCCGACCGGCGCCGGCGGCATGGCCTGAAGAACACCCGCATAAGGGTCGTTGGGAGATGCCGGCGGCCCTGCTGTGGCCACCGCTGGTAACTGCCGGTTTGGCGCTGGCTGCCGGTCTGTTCGCCGCCGCGCCATACAGCCCGCTCACCTGGGCCGAGTTGATCGCTGCGCGGGAGTATCGTTGA